One region of Dokdonia sp. 4H-3-7-5 genomic DNA includes:
- a CDS encoding proline dehydrogenase family protein has translation MQTSLFENTETAFALKSDSELERAYFLFKMISKEPLVRIGTAAARFALGANLPVEGLIRSTVFDHFCGGVNEQDCMTSVDKLYSANVCSVLDYSVEGKEEAASFDECMNKVIGLVKFADEKEAMPIVVFKPTGVGRFAIWQKLTEGEELDAKEQVEWERIKERVNAICKIAYERDVEVLIDGEESWMQSAADDLVAEMMALYNKEKPIVYNTLQCYRHDRLDYLKKLHLEARARGFTIGVKVVRGAYMEKENKRAKEKGYLTPICASKQATDENFNATTRYIIENLDDISLFLGTHNEDSSLLAVKLMGEMGIAKEDNRVWFGQLYGMSDHISFNLAKEGYNVAKYLPFGPVKDVMPYLMRRAEENTSVAGQTNRELELLKAEKKRRRL, from the coding sequence ACTTTTTATTTAAAATGATTTCTAAAGAACCGCTCGTGCGCATAGGTACAGCGGCAGCTCGTTTTGCTCTTGGTGCAAACTTACCAGTAGAAGGTCTTATACGCTCTACAGTGTTTGATCATTTTTGCGGTGGTGTAAATGAGCAAGATTGCATGACCTCTGTAGATAAGTTGTATAGTGCAAATGTATGCTCTGTACTTGACTACTCTGTAGAAGGAAAAGAAGAAGCAGCCTCTTTTGATGAGTGTATGAATAAGGTAATAGGGCTAGTGAAGTTTGCAGACGAGAAAGAGGCGATGCCTATTGTTGTTTTTAAACCAACGGGCGTTGGTCGTTTTGCTATCTGGCAAAAGCTGACCGAAGGAGAAGAACTAGATGCCAAAGAGCAAGTAGAGTGGGAGCGTATCAAGGAACGTGTAAACGCAATTTGTAAGATTGCTTATGAGCGTGATGTAGAAGTATTGATAGATGGAGAAGAGTCATGGATGCAAAGCGCCGCAGATGATCTAGTGGCAGAAATGATGGCACTCTACAATAAGGAAAAACCTATTGTATATAACACATTACAATGCTACCGCCATGATCGCTTAGATTACTTAAAGAAATTACACCTAGAAGCTCGCGCTCGCGGATTTACTATAGGAGTAAAGGTTGTTCGTGGTGCTTACATGGAGAAAGAGAATAAACGAGCCAAAGAAAAAGGATACCTAACTCCTATATGCGCTAGCAAACAAGCAACAGATGAGAATTTTAATGCTACTACACGTTATATAATTGAAAACCTAGATGACATCTCACTGTTTCTAGGAACTCATAATGAAGATAGCTCATTGCTTGCTGTAAAATTGATGGGTGAAATGGGAATAGCAAAGGAAGACAATAGAGTGTGGTTTGGACAGCTTTATGGAATGAGTGACCACATAAGCTTTAACCTCGCTAAGGAAGGCTATAATGTGGCAAAATACCTTCCATTTGGTCCTGTAAAAGATGTGATGCCTTACTTAATGAGACGCGCAGAGGAGAATACCTCAGTAGCTGGACAAACTAATCGTGAACTGGAATTGCTTAAAGCAGAGAAGAAAAGACGAAGACTATAA
- a CDS encoding DMT family transporter, producing the protein MNWILLIIAGLFEVGFATCLGKAKQAEGAERTYWYIGFILCLIISMLLMIRAIRELPIGTAYAVWTGIGAVGTVLLGIFVFKEPATFWRLFFISTLIASIVGLKFVSN; encoded by the coding sequence ATGAACTGGATACTATTAATAATTGCAGGACTTTTTGAAGTGGGCTTCGCAACATGCTTAGGTAAAGCAAAACAAGCCGAAGGAGCTGAGAGGACCTACTGGTATATTGGTTTTATACTATGCTTGATCATAAGTATGCTTTTAATGATTAGGGCGATACGTGAATTACCTATAGGCACCGCCTACGCAGTGTGGACAGGGATTGGGGCTGTAGGAACTGTACTACTGGGTATCTTTGTATTTAAAGAACCAGCTACTTTCTGGAGGCTATTCTTTATTTCAACCCTTATTGCTTCTATTGTAGGTTTAAAATTTGTGTCGAATTAA
- a CDS encoding cation:proton antiporter: protein MDYYIIIAALIFLAAIFGFINARFLKLPTTIGLMLITIVYTLAVFALSYFDDTLLRAEIQLIKEIDFEKVLMDYMLSFLLFAGALHTNFEQLKVQRWPILAFATLGVLVSTFLVGTLVFYLLQLLGLEVDFIYCLLFGSLISPTDPIAVLGILKKAKVPKKLETKIVGESLFNDGVGVVVFLTIFGIASAKDSPVTPVDILTLFGQEVLGGILLGMIIGWITYKMMKSIDDFSTEVIITLAAVMVGTVLATKLHLSAPLAMVVAGLLIGNDRVRTAAMSETTEHYVDKFWELIDILLNAILFVLIGMEMLILTYQNSYLLAGVIAIPLVLISRYISLWLPIRVFKDKLDFVPKTNLIMTWGGLRGGISIALALSLSEDMYRDMFLVMTYIVVVFSILVQGLTVEKLVKRTSLSKAD from the coding sequence ATGGATTATTACATTATTATAGCAGCTTTGATATTTCTTGCAGCCATATTTGGGTTCATAAATGCGCGTTTTCTTAAGTTGCCTACTACCATAGGGCTTATGCTCATCACCATTGTGTACACCCTAGCTGTTTTTGCTTTAAGTTACTTTGATGATACCTTGCTCAGAGCCGAAATACAACTCATCAAGGAAATAGATTTTGAGAAAGTATTGATGGACTATATGCTTAGTTTCTTACTATTTGCAGGAGCGTTACACACTAATTTTGAACAGCTTAAAGTGCAACGCTGGCCTATTCTCGCCTTTGCAACCTTAGGGGTACTTGTCTCTACATTTCTAGTAGGTACGCTCGTGTTTTATCTACTACAATTATTAGGGCTCGAGGTAGACTTTATTTACTGTCTACTTTTTGGGTCTCTTATCTCGCCCACAGATCCTATTGCCGTACTTGGGATTCTTAAAAAAGCAAAAGTGCCTAAAAAACTAGAAACCAAAATTGTAGGAGAATCTCTCTTTAACGATGGAGTAGGAGTTGTGGTGTTTTTGACCATTTTTGGGATTGCGAGCGCGAAAGATAGTCCTGTGACACCGGTAGATATATTGACATTATTTGGTCAAGAAGTGCTAGGAGGAATACTGCTAGGGATGATTATAGGGTGGATTACCTATAAAATGATGAAATCTATAGATGATTTTAGTACAGAAGTAATTATCACACTTGCTGCCGTCATGGTGGGTACGGTGCTAGCAACAAAGCTGCACCTTTCTGCACCACTAGCAATGGTAGTTGCTGGATTATTAATAGGGAATGATAGAGTGCGCACAGCAGCAATGTCTGAGACGACAGAGCATTATGTAGATAAATTCTGGGAGCTCATAGACATCTTGCTCAACGCCATTTTATTTGTACTCATAGGGATGGAAATGCTCATTCTCACCTATCAAAATAGTTATTTACTTGCCGGAGTAATCGCCATACCTCTCGTACTCATAAGCAGGTATATATCATTGTGGTTACCTATAAGGGTCTTTAAGGATAAGCTCGATTTTGTACCAAAAACAAACCTCATTATGACCTGGGGCGGACTACGAGGCGGGATTTCTATAGCACTAGCGCTCAGTCTATCTGAAGATATGTATAGAGATATGTTTCTCGTGATGACTTATATTGTCGTGGTATTTTCCATTTTAGTACAAGGTCTCACCGTAGAGAAACTTGTAAAAAGAACCTCACTATCTAAAGCTGATTAG